A genomic stretch from Anoplopoma fimbria isolate UVic2021 breed Golden Eagle Sablefish chromosome 8, Afim_UVic_2022, whole genome shotgun sequence includes:
- the hdlbpa gene encoding LOW QUALITY PROTEIN: high density lipoprotein binding protein a (The sequence of the model RefSeq protein was modified relative to this genomic sequence to represent the inferred CDS: inserted 2 bases in 2 codons) → MSSVAVLTQESFNEHRSGLLPEQSGAAGAGPSAVEEEDALPTYKDAFPPLPEKAASPEGTQETTNAWTSKIRPLKSSVITQVFHVPLEERKYKDLNQFGEGDQAKVCVDIMHKTGAHLELSLAKDQGLSIMVSGKLDAVMKARKEIVSRLQTQASATVAIPKEHHRFVIGKNGEKLQELELKTATKIQIPRPDDPSNQIKISGTKEGLEKAKHEILLISAEQDKRAVERVNIDKVYHPFITGAYNKLVGEMMQETGARVNXPPPSVNKTEIVITGEKEQVALAVTLIKKVYEEKKKNTTTIAVEVKKSQHKYVIGPKGNTLQEILEKTGVSVEIPPSDSSSETVILRGEPDRLGQALTEVYAKANSYTVSSVTAPSWLHRFIIGKKGQNLAKITQQMPKVHIEFTEGEDKITLEGPTKDVQMVQGQIEIIVTDLVNRMDYTEISVDPKFHRHLIGKGGVNINRIKELHKVTVRIPPDNEKSNVIRIEGDPQGVQEAKKELLELTTRMENERTKDLIIEQRFHRAIIGQKGEKIKEVRDKFPEVIINFPDPAQKSDIVQLRGPRNEVEKCAKFMQKIVAEMVENSFSLSVPIFKQFHRNIIGKGGSNIKKIREETSTKIDLPAENSNSEMIVITGKKANCEVARTRILAIQKELANITEIEVSIPSKLHNSLIGSKGRFVRSIMEECGGVHIHFPTEGSGIDKVTIRGPAEEVEKAKQQLLALAEEKQTKSHTAELRAKPEYHKFLIGKGGGNIRKVRDSTGARIIFPTAEDKDQELITVVGTEEAVRDAQKELEELIKSLDNVVEDNMIVDPKHHRYFVARRGQVLRDLADEYGGVMVSFPRTGTQSDKVTLKGAKECVEAAKKRMLEIVEDLDAQVTIECVITQKFHRSIMGPKGSRIQQITRDHNVQIKFPEREDPQAAAAAAAAAPPAPPAPPAEAPIQENGEADGEVKEPVDPNAPKKCDVIVISGRKERCEAAVEALKALVPVTIEVEVPFELHRYIIGQKGSGIRKMMDEFEVNIQVPAPEQQSDKISITGLANHLDRAKEGLLERVKELQAEQEDRALRSFKLTITVDPKYHPKIIGRKGAIITTIRTEHDVNIQFPEKNDENQDQITITGYEHKAIAARDAIQALVDDLEEMISEDITLDSRVHARIIGARGKGIRKIMDEFKVDLRFPQSGAADPNLVTVTGRPELVDEAIDHLLNLEEEYMADAVENESKMAYMRPHGXSASAMDEQRGPSKGFVVREAPWTTGNEKAPDMSSSEDFPSFGAPVAAKASPWGPKRF, encoded by the exons ATGAGCTCAGTCGCTGTACTTACGCAGGAAAGCTTCAATGAGCACCGCAGCGGGCTCCTGCCAGAGCAGAGTGGTG CTGCTGGGGCAGGACCCAGTGCTGTAGAGGAAGAGGATGCTCTTCCTACCTACAAGGATGCCTTCCCGCCTCTGCCCGAGAAGGCAGCCTCACCTGAGGGGACCCAGGAAACTACCAACGCCTGGACATCCAAGATCCGCCCTCTCAAGTCTTCTGTTATCACCCAG GTTTTCCATGTGCCGCTAGAGGAGCGCAAGTACAAGGACCTCAACCAGTTTGGGGAAGGAGACCAAGCGAAGGTCTGCGTGGACATCATGCACAAGACCGGAGCCCATCTGGAACTCTCCTTGGCAAAAGATCAGGGTCTCTCCATCATGGTTTCTGGAAAGCTGGATGCCGTGATGAAGGCCCGCAAGGAGATTGTGTCCCGACTGCAGACTCAG GCCTCAGCTACTGTCGCCATCCCCAAGGAGCACCATCGCTTTGTCATCGGCAAGAACGGGGAGAAGCTTCAGGAGCTGGAGCTCAAGACTGCCACCAAAATCCAAATCCCACGACCCGACGACCCCAGTAACCAGATCAAGATCTCTGGTACCAAGGAGGGCCTGGAGAAGGCCAAGCATGAGATCCTGTTGATCTCAGCTGAGCAG GACAAGCGTGCTGTGGAGAGGGTGAACATTGACAAGGTGTACCACCCATTCATCACCGGTGCCTACAACAAGCTGGTAGGAGAGATGATGCAGGAGACCGGTGCCCGCGTCA GTCCCCCTCCGAGTGTGAACAAGACCGAGATTGTCATCACTGGGGAGAAGGAGCAGGTGGCCCTTGCTGTGACACTGATCAAGAAGGTTTATGAAGAGAAG AAGAAGAACACGACCACCATTGCAGTGGAGGTGAAGAAGTCTCAGCACAAGTATGTGATCGGTCCCAAGGGAAACACCCTGCAGGAGATCCTGGAGAAAACTGGCGTCTCAGTCGAGATCCCACCGTCTGACAGCAGCTCAGAAACTGTCATCCTTCGCGGGGAGCCGGACCGTCTGGGTCAGGCCCTCACTGAAGTTTATGCCAAG GCAAACAGCTACACTGTTTCCTCGGTCACAGCTCCCTCTTGGCTTCATCGTTTCATCATTGGCAAGAAGGGGCAGAACTTGGCCAAGATCACCCAACAAATGCCCAAG GTGCACATTGAGTTCACCGAGGGAGAAGATAAGATCACCCTGGAGGGGCCCACCAAAGACGTGCAGATGGTGCAGGGCCAGATTGAAATCATTGTTACAGATTTG GTAAACCGTATGGACTACACCGAGATCAGCGTGGATCCCAAATTCCACAGACACCTGATAGGAAAAGGAGGTGTTAACA tcaaCCGCATCAAAGAGCTGCACAAGGTGACTGTCCGTATCCCCCCTGACAACGAGAAGAGCAACGTGATCCGTATTGAGGGGGATCCCCAGGGTGTACAAGAGGCCAAgaaggagctgctggagctTACGACACGCATG GAGAACGAGCGTACAAAGGACCTGATCATTGAACAGCGTTTTCATAGAGCCATCATTGGCCAAAAAGGGGAGAAGATAAAAGAAGTGCGGGACAAATTCCCAGAG GTCATCATCAATTTCCCCGACCCAGCACAGAAAAGTGACATCGTTCAACTTAGAGGCCCGCGGAATGAGgttgaaaaatgtgcaaaattcATGCAGAAGATAGTGGCTGAAATG GTGGAGAAcagcttttctctctcagtcCCCATCTTCAAGCAGTTCCACAGAAACATAATTGGAAAAGGAGGATCAAATATCAAGAAG ATTCGGGAGGAAACCAGCACAAAAATTGACCTGCCTGCTGAGAACAGCAACTCCGAGATGATTGTCATCACAGGCAAGAAGGCAAACTGCGAGGTCGCACGAACTCGCATCCTGGCCATTCAGAAGGAGCTG GCTAACATCACGGAGATAGAGGTGTCCATTCCATCCAAGCTGCACAACTCCCTGATCGGGTCGAAGGGCCGCTTTGTGCGCTCCATCATGGAGGAGTGTGGCGGCGTGCACATCCACTTCCCCACCGAGGGCTCCGGGATCGATAAGGTCACCATCCGAGGCCCtgcggaggaggtggagaaggcCAAGCAGCAACTGCTCGCCTTGGCAGAGGAGAAG cAAACAAAGAGCCACACAGCCGAGCTGCGCGCGAAGCCGGAATACCACAAGTTCCTCATCGGGAAAGGCGGTGGAAACATCCGCAAGGTTCGCGACAGCACCGGGGCCAGGATCATTTTCCCCACCGCGGAGGACAAAGACCAGGAGCTCATCACCGTGGTGGGCACTGAAGAAGCCGTGCGGGACGCCcagaaggagctggaggaacTCATCAAGAGTTTG GACAACGTCGTCGAGGACAATATGATCGTTGATCCCAAGCACCACCGCTACTTTGTGGCTCGCCGCGGCCAAGTCCTCAGGGACCTTGCCGACGAGTATGGTGGCGTGATGGTGAGCTTCCCTCGCACGGGAACTCAGAGCGATAAGGTCACCCTGAAAGGAGCCAAAGAATGTGTGGAAGCAGCCAAAAAGCGCATGCTGGAGATCGTTGAGGACTTG GACGCTCAAGTGACCATTGAGTGTGTGATCACTCAGAAGTTCCACCGTTCTATCATGGGTCCCAAGGGCTCACGGATCCAGCAGATCACTAGAGATCACAATGTACAGATCAAGTTCCCAGAGCGCGAGGACCCGCAAG cagcagcagcagcagcagccgcagcacctcctgcacctcctgcacctcctgcaGAGGCCCCCATTCAGGAGAACGGTGAGGCCGACGGAGAAGTGAAGGAGCCCGTCGATCCAAACGCGCCTAAAAAGTGTGACGTCATCGTGATTTCTGGCCGCAAAGAGCGGTGCGAGGCTGCCGTGGAAGCACTGAAG GCCTTGGTTCCTGTCACTATTGAGGTGGAAGTGCCTTTTGAGCTTCATCGCTACATCATCGGACAGAAAGGAAGTGGAATTCGCAAGATGATGGATGAATTTGAG GTTAATATTCAAGTGCCTGCTCCTGAGCAGCAGTCTGATAAAATCTCCATCACCGGCTTGGCCAATCACCTCGACCGCGCCAAAGAGGGCCTCTTGGAGCGCGTCAAAGAGCTGCAGGCCGAGCAGGAGGATCGG GCACTCAGGAGCTTCAAGCTGACCATCACTGTGGACCCCAAATATCACCCCAAAATCATCGGCCGCAAGGGCGCCATCATAACGACCATCCGCACTGAGCACGACGTGAACATCCAATTCCCAGAGAAGAACGATGAAAACCAG GATCAGATTACTATTACAGGGTATGAGCACAAAGCCATAGCAGCACGAGATGCCATCCAGGCCCTAGTGGATGACCTCGAGGAGATGATCTCCGAGGACATCACCCTGGACAGCAGGGTCCATGCCCGCATCATTGGAGCCCGCGGCAAGGGCATCCGCAAGATCATGGATGAGTTTAAG GTTGATCTCAGGTTTCCCCAGAGTGGAGCTGCAGACCCGAACCTTGTGACCGTCACAGGTCGCCCCGAGCTTGTGGATGAAGCCATCGACCACCTCCTGAACCTGGAAGAGGAATAC ATGGCAGATGCTGTGGAGAACGAGTCCAAGATGGCTTACATGAGGCCTCACG GGAGCGCTTCCGCCATGGATGAACAACGTGGCCCCTCCAAAGGCTTCGTGGTGAGGGAGGCTCCCTGGACCACTGGCAACGAGAAG gCCCCTGACATGAGCAGCTCTGAAGATTTCCCCAGCTTTGGGGCCCCAGTGGCAGCCAAGGCCTCTCCCTGGGGACCCAAGCGCTTCTAA